Proteins encoded within one genomic window of Aurantiacibacter spongiae:
- a CDS encoding ligase-associated DNA damage response DEXH box helicase, whose product MVRCCKVIAPPNIPPEIADWFASRGWRVRRHQAEMLAASDAGKHAMLVADTGAGKTLAGFLPTLAAFCPSRLAGKKAPQGLHTLYVSPLKALAHDVQRNLVVPVEEMGLDLRIETRSGDTPSDRKRRQRSRPPNVLLTTPESLSLLLSFPDSLDLFAGLRRVVVDEIHAFATQKRGDLLALTLARLQAIAPDMQRAALSATVADPEAFRAWIAPWGDLDVVEVITGEEAAEPEVEILLPIEERVPWGGHAATWSIPQLYERIRDNRTTLVFTNTRFLAEYIFQHLWDANEDNLPIGIHHGSLSKEARRKVEGAMARGELRALVATASLDLGVDWGDIDLVVQMGAPKGSSRLLQRIGRANHRLDQPSRALLVPGNRFEFLEATAAMEAVEEGKRDGEDFRPGGLDVLAQHVICCACAAPFEEAALLNEVRSCLPYAWVDEATWQRVLQFVATGGYALRAYDKFKRITRDNDGAGGGTWRLTHPEQAQRHRMNAGIILDAEMLDVRFRNGRSLGRVEERFAASLRTGDTFQFAGVNVEVESLKDMELIVRASSKAAMIPSYGGLRLPLTTHLADRVRAMLVDRTGWARFPDDVREWLEVQDWRSELPGPDNLLVESFPHGGREYTVYYTFVGWNANQSLGMLITKRMEDMGLLPGGFVANDYSLAVWGLKPVNDPRPLLSPDILTDEFIDWVQDSHLLRRAFREVAVIGGLVERQHPGRRKSGKQVTFSTDLIYDVLRKYEPDHVLIEAAWADARARMTDIGRLGDLLDSAAERMTHVVLDRVSPLAVPVMVMIGRESVPQGAQDDELLLEAESLASAAMRGDDLPDLATIAGE is encoded by the coding sequence ATGGTTCGCTGTTGCAAGGTGATTGCACCGCCGAACATTCCCCCGGAGATCGCGGACTGGTTCGCGTCGCGCGGCTGGCGTGTTCGTCGCCACCAGGCGGAGATGCTGGCGGCGTCCGACGCCGGAAAGCATGCCATGCTTGTCGCCGATACCGGAGCGGGCAAGACGCTGGCCGGTTTCCTGCCGACACTTGCCGCATTTTGCCCGTCGCGACTTGCGGGCAAGAAGGCGCCGCAGGGTCTGCATACGCTCTACGTCTCGCCGCTGAAGGCGCTTGCGCACGACGTTCAGCGCAATCTCGTCGTCCCGGTCGAGGAGATGGGTCTCGACCTGCGGATCGAGACACGCAGCGGCGATACCCCCTCCGACCGCAAGCGTCGCCAGCGCAGTCGGCCGCCCAACGTGCTGCTGACCACGCCCGAAAGCCTGTCGCTGCTGCTGAGCTTCCCGGACAGTCTCGATCTCTTCGCCGGATTGCGGCGGGTGGTGGTCGACGAGATCCACGCCTTCGCCACCCAGAAGCGCGGCGATCTGCTGGCACTCACCCTCGCGCGCCTTCAGGCGATAGCGCCCGACATGCAGCGGGCCGCCCTGTCGGCAACGGTGGCCGACCCTGAGGCCTTTCGCGCCTGGATCGCACCGTGGGGCGATCTGGATGTGGTTGAGGTGATCACTGGTGAAGAAGCCGCGGAACCGGAGGTCGAAATCCTTCTGCCGATCGAGGAGCGTGTGCCCTGGGGCGGTCATGCCGCGACCTGGTCCATCCCGCAACTCTACGAACGCATCCGCGACAATCGAACCACGCTGGTTTTCACCAATACCCGCTTCCTTGCCGAATACATCTTCCAGCACCTGTGGGACGCCAACGAGGACAATCTGCCGATTGGCATCCACCACGGTTCGCTCTCGAAGGAAGCGCGGCGCAAGGTGGAAGGGGCAATGGCGCGGGGAGAGCTACGTGCGCTGGTGGCCACCGCCAGTCTCGATCTTGGCGTGGACTGGGGGGATATCGACCTGGTAGTGCAGATGGGCGCGCCCAAGGGGTCGAGCCGGCTCCTGCAGCGCATCGGTCGCGCGAACCACAGGCTAGACCAGCCGAGCCGCGCTTTGCTGGTGCCGGGCAACCGGTTCGAGTTCCTCGAAGCGACAGCGGCGATGGAGGCGGTCGAGGAAGGCAAGCGCGACGGCGAGGATTTCCGTCCCGGCGGGCTGGATGTGCTGGCCCAGCACGTGATATGCTGCGCCTGCGCCGCGCCGTTCGAAGAAGCCGCTCTGCTGAACGAGGTTCGCTCCTGCCTGCCTTATGCCTGGGTCGACGAGGCGACGTGGCAACGGGTGCTGCAATTCGTGGCAACCGGTGGGTACGCCTTGCGCGCCTACGACAAGTTCAAGCGCATTACGCGTGACAATGACGGCGCGGGCGGGGGCACATGGCGCCTGACGCATCCCGAACAGGCGCAGCGCCACAGGATGAATGCCGGAATCATTCTCGACGCCGAAATGCTCGACGTGCGCTTTCGCAACGGTCGCTCGCTCGGACGGGTGGAGGAACGGTTCGCGGCGTCCCTTCGTACGGGAGACACATTCCAGTTCGCCGGGGTGAACGTGGAAGTCGAATCGCTGAAAGACATGGAGCTGATCGTGCGCGCCAGTTCCAAGGCGGCGATGATCCCTTCCTACGGCGGGCTGCGGCTGCCGCTGACCACTCACCTTGCCGACAGGGTGCGGGCCATGCTCGTCGACCGGACCGGCTGGGCGCGGTTTCCCGATGACGTGCGCGAGTGGCTGGAGGTGCAGGACTGGCGCAGCGAACTGCCAGGACCGGACAATCTGCTGGTGGAAAGCTTCCCTCACGGCGGGCGGGAATACACGGTCTATTACACTTTCGTCGGCTGGAACGCGAACCAGTCGCTCGGCATGCTGATCACCAAGCGGATGGAGGACATGGGGCTCCTGCCGGGCGGCTTCGTTGCCAACGACTACTCGCTGGCCGTCTGGGGCCTGAAGCCGGTGAACGATCCGCGCCCCCTGCTTTCGCCCGACATCCTGACCGACGAATTCATCGACTGGGTGCAGGATTCGCACCTGCTGCGGCGTGCCTTCCGCGAGGTTGCGGTTATCGGCGGGCTGGTCGAGCGACAGCATCCCGGCCGGCGCAAGAGCGGCAAGCAGGTCACCTTCAGCACCGATCTCATCTACGATGTGCTGCGCAAGTATGAACCCGATCATGTGCTGATCGAGGCAGCGTGGGCGGATGCGCGGGCGCGGATGACCGATATCGGGCGGTTGGGCGACCTTCTCGACAGCGCGGCGGAGCGGATGACCCATGTCGTGCTCGACCGGGTCAGTCCGCTGGCGGTCCCCGTGATGGTGATGATCGGGCGCGAGAGCGTGCCCCAGGGGGCACAGGACGACGAATTGCTGCTGGAGGCAGAAAGCCTCGCCAGCGCTGCCATGCGCGGAGACGATCTTCCCGATCTCGCCACGATCGCCGGGGAATAG
- a CDS encoding MotA/TolQ/ExbB proton channel family protein: MLIDILAAAGDAAPATEFGFVPAIVEGGPVTWAILAVLVIMSVGSFYILITKYIEQNKVMKEYRSNRAAFWKAGSLKEGATKFDKNSAWRQLVDDGIRAGNESDKMSDNLESHDWLHGTLARSEASINAKLASGLPFLATVGATAPFVGLLGTVIGIYRALINIGIQGSASIDKVAGPVGEALIMTAIGLLVAVPAVFAYNYLQSRNRRIASMLSGFSTDLQANITSNGTVKPSLMTSNSTQTSGAAAKSAPATAKTTSTTTGGTTTARPAGSTTTTTTTTPPRKS, translated from the coding sequence ATGCTTATCGACATTCTTGCAGCGGCCGGCGACGCAGCCCCCGCCACCGAATTCGGCTTCGTGCCGGCCATCGTCGAGGGTGGCCCCGTCACCTGGGCGATTCTTGCCGTGCTCGTCATCATGTCCGTCGGATCGTTCTACATCCTGATCACCAAATATATCGAACAGAACAAGGTGATGAAGGAATACCGTTCCAACCGCGCCGCGTTCTGGAAGGCCGGATCGCTGAAGGAAGGCGCGACCAAGTTCGACAAGAACAGCGCCTGGCGGCAGCTCGTCGATGACGGCATTCGTGCCGGCAACGAATCCGACAAGATGAGCGACAACCTCGAATCGCACGACTGGCTGCACGGGACGCTCGCGCGTTCGGAAGCCTCGATCAACGCGAAGCTCGCCAGCGGCCTGCCCTTCCTCGCCACCGTCGGCGCGACCGCGCCGTTCGTCGGCCTGTTGGGCACGGTGATCGGTATCTACCGCGCGCTCATCAATATCGGTATCCAGGGATCGGCCTCGATCGACAAGGTTGCCGGGCCGGTGGGCGAGGCGCTCATCATGACCGCCATCGGCCTGCTGGTCGCGGTGCCCGCCGTGTTCGCCTACAACTACCTGCAGTCGCGCAACCGTCGCATCGCCTCGATGCTGTCGGGCTTCAGCACCGATCTCCAGGCGAACATCACTTCGAACGGCACGGTGAAGCCGTCGCTGATGACCTCGAATTCCACCCAGACCTCGGGTGCGGCGGCGAAGTCCGCTCCGGCCACTGCCAAGACCACCTCGACCACGACGGGCGGCACCACCACCGCGCGTCCGGCGGGTTCGACCACCACCACCACCACGACCACGCCGCCACGCAAGAGCTGA
- a CDS encoding efflux transporter outer membrane subunit, with protein sequence MRRAVVSLVLTATALAGCVNLAPEHRRPAPAVPADFDPDLRPDGFEVASQIAYTDWFVDPRLRALIATALRNNRDLLAATARIEQARARYRIQDSRELPTVVADGSATRTRQALTGASTLGQVANGQDAPDSITYNRFQVGVGVSSFELDFWGRLDNLSEAARAEYLSTVAAQRAFYLSLIADVATTYFAIVETDEQIELARATESTRAEALRIARLRLEQGVTSALPYRQAETLLTQAQQQLAAERLNRAQLRNQLLVLAGGRVPGDLPAGLGLAEQDNGRRLEAGLPSEILLVRPDIRTAEEQLRAARANIGAARAAFFPSISLTGNTGLTSDSLGGLFGADGFGWSFGPSISLPIFDGGERQANLDLAEALEMEQVANYDRAVQNAFREVADALAGRLYLTEQVRTLERAVEAQQRIARIARLRYREGVADYLEVLDAERNLFDAQQQLLSTRRAALQNQATLYTALGGGERAFADRP encoded by the coding sequence ATGCGACGCGCGGTTGTGTCCCTCGTCCTGACGGCGACAGCTCTGGCGGGATGCGTCAACCTCGCCCCCGAGCACCGGCGCCCGGCGCCCGCCGTTCCCGCGGATTTCGATCCGGATCTTCGACCCGACGGCTTCGAGGTCGCGTCGCAGATCGCCTATACCGACTGGTTCGTCGATCCCCGGCTCCGCGCCCTGATCGCCACGGCCCTGCGCAACAATCGCGATCTGCTGGCAGCGACCGCCCGCATCGAGCAAGCGCGAGCCCGCTACCGTATCCAGGATTCGCGCGAATTGCCCACCGTCGTCGCCGACGGCAGCGCCACGCGCACCCGGCAGGCGCTGACCGGGGCGAGCACGCTGGGTCAGGTCGCCAACGGACAGGATGCGCCCGATTCGATCACCTACAATCGCTTTCAGGTCGGCGTGGGGGTCAGCTCTTTCGAACTCGACTTCTGGGGCCGGCTCGACAATCTGAGCGAGGCGGCGCGGGCCGAATACCTTTCCACGGTGGCCGCGCAACGGGCGTTCTACCTCTCGCTGATCGCCGATGTCGCTACCACATATTTCGCTATCGTCGAAACCGACGAGCAGATCGAACTCGCCCGGGCAACCGAATCGACCCGTGCCGAAGCGCTGCGCATCGCGCGGCTGCGGCTCGAGCAAGGCGTTACCTCCGCGTTGCCCTATCGCCAGGCGGAAACGCTGCTGACCCAGGCGCAGCAGCAGCTTGCGGCAGAGCGGCTCAACCGCGCGCAATTGCGCAATCAGCTTCTTGTCCTTGCCGGCGGGCGGGTGCCAGGCGACCTGCCGGCCGGTCTTGGACTGGCGGAACAGGATAATGGACGGCGGCTGGAGGCTGGCCTGCCGTCGGAAATCCTTCTCGTCCGGCCCGATATCAGGACGGCGGAAGAGCAGCTTCGCGCGGCGCGTGCCAATATCGGCGCGGCACGGGCGGCGTTCTTCCCCTCCATCTCGCTAACCGGGAATACCGGCCTCACGTCCGATAGCCTCGGCGGACTGTTCGGCGCGGACGGGTTCGGCTGGTCCTTCGGCCCCTCGATCAGTCTGCCAATCTTCGACGGCGGAGAGCGGCAAGCCAATCTCGACCTCGCCGAGGCGCTCGAAATGGAGCAGGTGGCCAATTACGACCGCGCGGTGCAGAACGCCTTTCGCGAGGTGGCGGATGCACTGGCCGGCAGGCTTTATCTGACCGAGCAGGTCCGGACGCTGGAACGCGCGGTAGAGGCACAGCAGCGTATCGCCCGCATCGCCCGGCTACGGTACCGGGAGGGCGTTGCCGACTATCTCGAGGTGCTAGACGCCGAGCGCAACCTGTTCGACGCGCAGCAGCAATTGCTCTCGACCCGGCGTGCCGCGCTACAGAATCAGGCAACGCTATACACCGCGCTGGGAGGCGGCGAGCGGGCGTTCGCCGACCGGCCGTAA
- a CDS encoding ExbD/TolR family protein, giving the protein MAMSGGSDDGAPMMDMNMTPLIDVLLVLLIMFIITIPVATHAVNIDLPVPSQNENQPEVDPITNKIVLTPNDEILWNGEPISQGGLVANLQQSLTFAVEPELQFEPEANASYDLSAKVLNIIKASGVTRFGFVGNDQYRQFGTGE; this is encoded by the coding sequence ATGGCAATGTCAGGCGGCTCAGACGACGGCGCCCCGATGATGGACATGAACATGACGCCGCTCATCGACGTCCTGCTCGTGCTGCTCATCATGTTCATCATCACCATCCCGGTCGCCACCCACGCGGTGAACATCGACCTGCCGGTTCCCAGCCAGAACGAGAACCAGCCCGAGGTCGATCCGATCACCAACAAGATCGTGCTCACGCCCAATGACGAGATCCTGTGGAACGGGGAGCCGATCAGCCAGGGTGGTCTGGTGGCCAACCTGCAGCAATCGCTGACCTTCGCGGTCGAGCCCGAATTGCAGTTCGAACCGGAAGCGAATGCCAGCTACGACCTGTCGGCCAAGGTGCTCAACATCATCAAGGCGTCAGGCGTCACGCGCTTCGGCTTCGTCGGCAACGACCAGTATCGTCAGTTCGGCACCGGCGAGTAG
- a CDS encoding ExbD/TolR family protein, translating to MAIQMGGDGGETPMSDINTTPLVDVMLVLLIIFLIAVPVAIQTVEQLEIPIFESTESDDKVENLLITVMTTDAQGRTPSTLRTDYTGPTRDGECRVFLNNTTLVDSTELYDQAFARLDAIVQRAGGAEAIMADPEQIPQVHIRGDVNVPWRCVAGTIFNVQAAGYPTIGFISNPVDPNS from the coding sequence ATGGCCATTCAGATGGGAGGAGACGGCGGCGAAACGCCGATGTCCGACATCAACACCACCCCGCTGGTGGACGTCATGCTGGTTCTGCTGATCATCTTCCTGATCGCGGTTCCCGTGGCCATCCAGACGGTCGAGCAACTGGAAATCCCGATCTTCGAATCCACCGAATCGGACGACAAGGTGGAAAACCTGCTCATCACGGTGATGACCACCGACGCGCAGGGCCGGACCCCCAGCACCTTGCGCACGGACTATACCGGGCCCACGCGCGATGGCGAATGCCGGGTGTTCCTCAACAACACGACGCTGGTCGATTCGACGGAACTCTACGACCAGGCCTTCGCGCGGCTCGATGCCATCGTGCAGCGCGCCGGCGGGGCGGAAGCGATCATGGCGGATCCGGAGCAGATCCCGCAGGTGCATATCCGCGGCGACGTCAACGTGCCGTGGCGCTGCGTCGCGGGCACGATCTTCAACGTGCAGGCGGCCGGCTATCCGACCATCGGTTTCATTTCCAATCCGGTCGATCCCAACAGCTGA
- a CDS encoding BON domain-containing protein: MADQYDTDRADRRRDRGDYGSYDDYDDRPQQSEQFQSSRERQFDEGRFTRDDRDSSRRRESTFGQRRLEGGTSYRGDYDYRGGRQSEYDPLDDYDRASNRSMQPRPQNRATHNSFRGDEYGGVAESGPAYGENRGGGFAGGSTGYGNYASDRRSDRGFFEKAGDEVASWFGDEDAERRREMDHRGRGPSNYTRSDERILEDCCDRLTEDRRVDARNITVTVEGGEVTLDGTVDNRMQKRRAEDCVHDLSGVGHVQNNLRLKEHAEDRDTDSTKGSLA, translated from the coding sequence ATGGCAGACCAGTACGATACCGATCGAGCCGACCGCCGCCGAGACCGCGGCGATTATGGCAGCTATGACGATTACGACGACCGCCCGCAGCAGTCGGAACAATTCCAGTCCTCACGCGAAAGGCAGTTCGACGAGGGGCGTTTCACTCGCGACGATCGCGACTCGTCTCGCAGACGGGAATCGACATTCGGGCAACGCCGGCTAGAAGGCGGAACATCCTATCGGGGCGATTACGACTATCGCGGCGGTCGGCAGTCCGAATACGATCCGCTCGACGATTATGACCGCGCCAGCAACCGCTCCATGCAGCCCCGCCCCCAGAACCGGGCAACGCATAACAGCTTCCGCGGTGACGAGTATGGCGGCGTAGCCGAATCCGGCCCGGCCTATGGCGAGAACCGCGGTGGCGGATTTGCCGGCGGCTCGACCGGGTATGGAAATTACGCCAGCGACCGGCGCAGTGATCGCGGCTTTTTCGAGAAGGCAGGCGACGAGGTCGCGAGCTGGTTCGGGGACGAAGACGCCGAACGGCGGCGGGAAATGGACCATCGCGGACGGGGCCCGTCGAACTACACCCGCTCGGACGAACGTATCCTCGAAGACTGCTGCGATCGTCTGACAGAAGATCGACGCGTCGACGCGCGCAACATCACCGTCACGGTCGAGGGCGGCGAGGTGACCCTCGATGGCACCGTCGACAACAGGATGCAGAAGCGGCGCGCGGAAGACTGCGTGCATGATCTGTCCGGCGTCGGCCATGTCCAGAACAATTTGCGGCTGAAGGAACACGCCGAAGACCGTGATACGGACAGCACCAAGGGATCGCTCGCCTGA
- a CDS encoding J domain-containing protein — protein MGKIIVLIALAVIGWRMLTGRWPWEKRLSPRDRALLRARTLLGVSPNADRQEIAAAHKRLVALIHPDKGGSSHQVHEANAARDLLYDDLPRRVG, from the coding sequence ATGGGCAAGATCATCGTACTGATCGCACTGGCGGTAATCGGCTGGCGCATGCTGACCGGGCGCTGGCCGTGGGAAAAACGTCTGTCGCCGCGAGATCGGGCGCTTCTCAGGGCGCGAACGTTGCTCGGTGTGAGCCCGAACGCCGATCGGCAGGAAATAGCCGCAGCTCACAAGCGACTTGTCGCGCTGATCCATCCCGATAAGGGTGGCAGCAGCCATCAGGTACACGAGGCGAACGCCGCGCGCGACCTGCTATACGACGACTTGCCCAGACGGGTCGGCTAG
- the panC gene encoding pantoate--beta-alanine ligase: MQTVTTLHTLRQTVDDLRRTGPVALVPTMGALHEGHLTLVREAAHHSASVVVSIFVNPRQFGAGEDLDAYPRQLAVDSAKLKEEGVTLLWAPDAATMYPPGYATNVSVSGVSEGLCGADRPGHFDGVATVVSKLFNQVRPDMAFFGEKDWQQLAVIRRMTRDLDLTFPRVDAVHGVATVREADGLAMSSRNAYLSPPQRAAAATLPRAMTEAIARIRDGQEVRPTLAMLEDQLLGAGFERVDYAELRDGDSLASLTGPSDKARLFVAARIGGTRLIDNMAVGG, from the coding sequence ATGCAAACCGTCACCACCCTCCACACCCTGCGGCAAACTGTGGATGACTTGCGCAGGACAGGCCCGGTCGCGCTGGTTCCCACTATGGGTGCGCTACACGAAGGTCATCTGACGCTGGTGCGCGAAGCAGCACACCATTCGGCCTCCGTAGTGGTGTCGATCTTCGTCAATCCCAGGCAGTTTGGTGCGGGCGAGGACCTGGATGCCTATCCCCGGCAGCTTGCGGTCGACAGCGCGAAGCTGAAGGAGGAGGGCGTCACGCTGCTATGGGCGCCCGATGCCGCGACGATGTATCCCCCAGGCTACGCCACCAACGTTTCCGTTTCAGGGGTCAGCGAGGGGCTGTGCGGGGCGGACCGGCCTGGACATTTCGACGGCGTCGCGACTGTCGTATCCAAGCTGTTCAACCAGGTTCGCCCGGATATGGCGTTCTTCGGCGAGAAGGACTGGCAGCAGCTTGCCGTCATTCGCCGCATGACGCGCGATCTGGACCTGACGTTCCCCAGGGTCGACGCCGTTCACGGCGTCGCGACCGTGCGCGAAGCTGACGGTCTGGCGATGTCGAGCCGCAACGCCTATCTTTCACCCCCGCAACGCGCCGCCGCCGCGACCCTGCCGCGCGCGATGACCGAAGCGATAGCGCGTATTCGCGATGGCCAGGAAGTGCGGCCCACACTGGCCATGCTGGAGGACCAGCTGCTCGGTGCCGGATTCGAGCGCGTTGATTACGCCGAATTACGCGATGGCGACAGCCTCGCATCGTTGACCGGGCCGAGCGACAAGGCCCGCCTGTTCGTTGCCGCGCGGATCGGGGGAACGCGCCTCATCGACAACATGGCTGTCGGCGGGTGA
- the pgmG gene encoding phosphoglucomutase/phosphomannomutase PgmG — translation MSHTFDPTVLREYDIRGIIGETLGPDDARAIGRGFGTLMRRALDEEKRQPMVAVGYDGRVSSPVLEHALVEGLTSSGCDVRAIGMGPTPMLYFAEASAEEVDGGIQITGSHNPANYNGFKLVFRGRPFFGDDIQTLGRMAAEGDWVDGSGTVEKVDILEQYVERLLVALDGIAEDRLTDMRVGWDAGNGAAGPALEALAKRLPGEHHLLFTEVDGNFPNHHPDPTVEANLEDLRALVAAKSLDFGVAFDGDGDRIGAVDGEGRVIWGDQLLMIYAEDLLGRLPNATVIADVKASRALFDTVAEHGGKPLMWKTGHSLIKSKMKETGSPLAGEMSGHVFFADAYYGYDDALYAGVRLIAAAARLGRSVTQLRGDMPDMINTPEMRFQVDESRKFAAIDEIRKRMSGSDVPGDVQVDATDGVRVTTPDGWWLLRASNTQDVLVARAESESEEGLGRLMQQIDEQLAKSGLERGDQASH, via the coding sequence ATGAGCCACACATTCGACCCGACCGTACTGCGCGAATACGACATTCGCGGCATCATCGGCGAAACACTCGGTCCCGACGATGCGCGCGCCATAGGCCGTGGCTTCGGCACGCTCATGCGCCGCGCGCTGGACGAAGAGAAGCGTCAGCCGATGGTCGCGGTCGGATATGACGGACGCGTCAGCTCGCCGGTGCTGGAGCACGCGCTGGTGGAAGGGCTGACCTCCTCCGGTTGCGACGTTCGCGCCATTGGCATGGGGCCTACTCCCATGCTGTATTTTGCCGAAGCGTCAGCCGAAGAGGTGGATGGCGGCATTCAGATAACTGGCAGCCACAATCCCGCCAATTACAATGGCTTCAAGTTGGTATTTCGCGGGCGCCCCTTCTTCGGGGACGACATCCAGACGCTCGGGCGGATGGCTGCGGAAGGGGACTGGGTCGACGGGTCCGGGACTGTCGAGAAAGTCGACATTCTCGAACAGTATGTGGAGCGTCTGCTGGTCGCACTCGACGGGATAGCGGAGGACAGGCTTACCGATATGCGCGTCGGCTGGGATGCCGGAAACGGCGCCGCCGGCCCTGCTCTCGAGGCACTCGCCAAGCGATTGCCGGGAGAGCATCATCTGCTGTTTACCGAGGTCGACGGAAACTTTCCCAATCATCATCCTGATCCCACTGTCGAGGCCAATCTCGAGGATCTGCGCGCGCTTGTCGCGGCGAAGTCGCTCGACTTCGGAGTGGCTTTCGACGGAGACGGCGACCGGATCGGGGCCGTCGACGGCGAAGGCCGGGTCATCTGGGGGGATCAGTTACTGATGATCTACGCCGAAGACCTCTTGGGAAGACTACCTAACGCCACCGTCATCGCCGATGTGAAGGCGAGCCGCGCCCTGTTCGATACCGTGGCCGAGCATGGCGGCAAGCCGCTGATGTGGAAGACCGGCCATTCGCTGATTAAATCCAAAATGAAGGAAACTGGTTCGCCGCTGGCCGGCGAGATGTCGGGCCACGTCTTCTTCGCCGACGCGTATTACGGCTATGACGATGCGCTTTACGCCGGCGTCCGCCTGATCGCGGCCGCGGCGCGGCTGGGCAGGTCGGTCACGCAGTTGCGCGGCGACATGCCAGACATGATCAACACCCCGGAAATGCGCTTTCAGGTGGACGAAAGTCGGAAATTTGCTGCGATCGACGAAATTCGCAAAAGGATGAGTGGATCAGACGTGCCTGGCGATGTTCAGGTCGATGCGACCGACGGCGTGCGCGTGACGACGCCTGACGGGTGGTGGCTATTGCGTGCCTCGAACACTCAGGACGTGCTCGTGGCGCGGGCCGAGAGCGAGAGCGAGGAAGGTCTCGGCCGCTTGATGCAGCAGATCGACGAACAACTGGCCAAGTCCGGTCTTGAGCGTGGGGATCAGGCCTCCCACTGA
- a CDS encoding division plane positioning ATPase MipZ, whose protein sequence is MPQEKARPMPDQAPRRPHRIVFANEKGGTGKSTTAVHVAVALAYQGARVAALDLDTRQRTFYRYCENRAETQGRRKVSLPGPSFDVCHGETVEQLEEEAARIAADADFLLFDTPGRDDPFARHVAASADTLVTPMNDSFVDFDLIGHVDAENFKVRRLSFYAELIWEARIKRSRATIEEQRREMDWVVVRNRTGHTDARNQRRIDQALGELSKRVGFRVSHGLSERVIYRELFPSGLTLLDKGHLGELGTSHLVARQEVRTLVANLNLPMPDSLPTDRDALPLTEAA, encoded by the coding sequence ATGCCGCAAGAGAAAGCCCGTCCCATGCCCGATCAGGCACCCCGCCGCCCGCACCGGATCGTCTTCGCCAACGAGAAGGGGGGCACCGGCAAGTCGACCACCGCCGTTCATGTCGCGGTCGCACTCGCCTATCAGGGAGCAAGGGTCGCCGCGCTCGATCTCGATACGCGACAGCGCACCTTCTACCGCTATTGCGAGAACCGCGCCGAAACGCAGGGACGGCGCAAGGTGTCGCTTCCCGGGCCGAGCTTCGACGTCTGTCACGGCGAGACGGTGGAGCAGCTCGAGGAAGAAGCCGCCCGGATCGCGGCGGATGCGGATTTCCTGTTGTTCGACACTCCCGGCCGCGACGATCCTTTCGCCCGTCATGTCGCCGCCAGCGCCGATACGCTGGTAACGCCGATGAATGACAGTTTTGTCGATTTCGATCTCATCGGCCATGTCGATGCGGAGAACTTCAAGGTCCGCCGCCTGAGCTTCTATGCCGAACTCATCTGGGAAGCGCGCATCAAGCGCAGCCGCGCCACGATCGAGGAACAGCGGCGCGAAATGGACTGGGTTGTCGTCAGGAACCGCACCGGCCATACCGATGCGCGCAACCAGCGGCGCATCGACCAGGCTCTCGGCGAGTTGTCGAAGCGGGTCGGCTTTCGCGTCTCGCACGGCCTGTCCGAACGCGTCATCTACCGCGAACTCTTCCCCTCCGGCCTCACCTTGCTCGACAAGGGGCATCTCGGAGAACTCGGCACCAGCCATCTGGTTGCCCGACAGGAAGTGCGCACGCTGGTCGCGAATCTCAACCTGCCGATGCCCGATTCGCTGCCGACCGACCGCGACGCGCTGCCACTGACCGAGGCGGCCTGA